The DNA segment GCCGGTGCCGATAGACGGGATCGGCCGGGAAGCGGGAACCGCGCATGAACCCGTCGAGAGGGATCGGCGCCTGCGCGTCGGCCCAGGCTTCAACCTTGTGCCAGTCCAGCACCACGGTGCGCTCATCAATCTTCCATTCGCCATTGCGCCGGGACAGTCGATCCAGATAACGGGCGCCCATTACATCGGCCAACTGCGGACTGCCCTTGCGCACAAGGGTCGCCATGACCTGCGACTCCGATTGGGCGGTATCCCCGTGAACCTCAATTAGCACGTTGGTGATTGAATGCGTGGTCGCTAGGTTGGCAGCTGTCAGGCGTGCAGATACAAAACGGGCAAAGTCGCTACCGGATCCCCGCCAGTAACCATGATCATCATAGGCATCGTCATGGTAGACGGAGCGGATCAGCTCCTCATCGCAGCGATCCACACCACGGCAGTAACGGATCAGCACTTCATAAATCGCCTGCTTGTCCAGCAGCACCTGCATGTCGTTGTTCATCTATCAACCCTTACTGTCACTGTGATCCCGGCCATAAGCCAACGCTCGGACAGCCCGAACGGCTTACAGCGACACTTGTAGCTAACGACTTAGCATCGTTCATCCGAAAGCATCAATCAACACAATTGTTGACACAAGTAAAACAGGAATGCTACTGATAGCCACACCACACAAGAGGTGGGCTAGGCCGAGCGACATTAGGCAAGCTGGCGATCGGATCAGCCAATCCAAGTCACAGGAGTAGCACAGTGAACACAGCCAACAACCTGCTCGAACGCAATAAGGAGTTGGTGCGCCACTTCCTGAGGGTCTTCTCGTCCGGCGATGTGACCGACATTCTCGACTGCCTGGACGATGAATGTACCTGGTGGATATCCGGCAACATACCCGGCATTTCAGGCAGCTACAGCAAACAACAGATGGGCGAGCTACTGGCTGGCATCGTCACCGTCTACAAGCAAGGCGCCCTGCCCATCACCCCCGGTGGCATGACCGCCGAAGGCAATCGTGTCGCGGTGGAAGCCGAGTCTTGCTCGGAACTGAACAATGGACGGGTGTTCAAGAACACCTATCACTTCCTGTTCGAAACGGACGGCAAGCGCATCACCGGCATACGGGAATACAGCGACACGCTGCACATGTACGAAACCTTCATCGTCGAGTAGATCAGAGCCCTCACCAGCATCGCAGGGCTGCCCCTGCACAACACAACAAGAGGAAGAACCGTGG comes from the Pseudomonas sp. TCU-HL1 genome and includes:
- a CDS encoding nuclear transport factor 2 family protein; translated protein: MNNDMQVLLDKQAIYEVLIRYCRGVDRCDEELIRSVYHDDAYDDHGYWRGSGSDFARFVSARLTAANLATTHSITNVLIEVHGDTAQSESQVMATLVRKGSPQLADVMGARYLDRLSRRNGEWKIDERTVVLDWHKVEAWADAQAPIPLDGFMRGSRFPADPVYRHRQMATEQPS
- a CDS encoding nuclear transport factor 2 family protein, producing MNTANNLLERNKELVRHFLRVFSSGDVTDILDCLDDECTWWISGNIPGISGSYSKQQMGELLAGIVTVYKQGALPITPGGMTAEGNRVAVEAESCSELNNGRVFKNTYHFLFETDGKRITGIREYSDTLHMYETFIVE